In Desulfosediminicola ganghwensis, a single window of DNA contains:
- a CDS encoding DUF493 domain-containing protein, with amino-acid sequence MKRPGLITENSQPEKPEIEYPCDWVYKVIGEDPTVLKEIIITACAPTQVLINHSHTSSKGKYHSLNASLMVEDEKQRLQIYDLLKNHPAVKVVL; translated from the coding sequence ATGAAAAGACCAGGATTAATTACAGAGAACAGCCAACCCGAAAAACCTGAGATAGAATACCCTTGCGACTGGGTATACAAGGTGATAGGGGAAGATCCGACGGTATTGAAAGAAATAATAATTACCGCATGTGCGCCTACCCAGGTTCTGATCAACCACTCCCACACCAGTTCCAAAGGCAAATATCACAGCCTCAACGCCAGCCTCATGGTAGAGGATGAGAAACAACGGTTGCAAATTTACGACTTATTAAAAAATCATCCGGCCGTGAAGGTCGTACTTTAA
- a CDS encoding chorismate-binding protein produces the protein MQTTSNTLLNKLLCHLAQVEQFAYFDTAKPGEDNTKSYIFVEPVTRLRCDISDCGEAFLQQVQQWLDKGYYVAGWFGYEFGTTLISKISGLKNIPRGGKTLVADLGVYTTPWYFDHQNGNHNFKLPECSPIDSLKSYEISEISPSISEGEYLEALDAVLRYIRAGDTYQVNYTLKLLFNLGGSPEALYKVLRRNQSVSYGAYIRWGAERVMSFSPELFFKKSGNRLTVRPMKGTLARGRDGLEDAQACAFLHSDQKNRSENVMIVDLLRNDLGRVLHEAGGGEVRVRSLFDVEPYESLLQMTSTIDGISEKESSITLNNLFKGLFPCGSITGAPKIRTMEIIHELEKEPRGVYTGAIGFLTPDGDAVFNVPIRTLVLSENGNGFRGEMGVGGGITHDSDPRDEWREALLKGRFLTNPAPEFQLIETLLWQSGEGYWLRTEHLERLTASARYYHFNFNMEELVEALDSHVADHSGVRRVRLLLAKDGAVTVSSVECEPPLKVALPVCPDDKTREIPLVKFASETVNSMQSAFLHKTTQRDIYDAGMRRAGQEGCLDLLFTNEKGEVTEGAITNIFIYKDGRYLTPPVTSGLLAGVMRRKLLEDNNIELVEKILTREDVYAAEAVFVCNSVRGVIQVRVGRDECIPS, from the coding sequence ATGCAAACCACTTCAAATACCCTTCTTAACAAGCTTTTGTGCCATTTAGCACAAGTTGAACAATTCGCTTACTTTGACACTGCAAAACCTGGTGAGGACAATACAAAAAGTTACATTTTCGTAGAACCGGTAACCAGGTTGCGATGTGATATATCTGACTGTGGTGAAGCCTTTTTGCAGCAGGTGCAACAGTGGTTGGATAAAGGCTATTACGTTGCCGGTTGGTTCGGATATGAGTTTGGTACTACCCTGATCAGCAAAATCTCCGGTCTGAAAAATATACCACGGGGTGGCAAAACTTTGGTCGCTGACCTCGGCGTATATACAACCCCTTGGTATTTTGACCACCAAAATGGAAACCACAATTTCAAATTGCCCGAATGTTCACCAATCGACAGTTTGAAATCATATGAAATATCTGAAATATCACCAAGTATAAGCGAGGGAGAATATCTTGAGGCGCTCGACGCGGTGCTCAGGTATATTCGGGCAGGTGATACATATCAGGTCAATTATACACTGAAATTACTGTTCAACCTGGGTGGGTCACCTGAAGCTCTTTACAAGGTACTCAGGAGAAACCAATCTGTCTCTTACGGTGCCTATATTCGCTGGGGGGCTGAGCGGGTGATGTCCTTCTCGCCGGAATTATTTTTCAAAAAGAGCGGGAACAGGCTCACTGTTCGGCCAATGAAAGGCACTCTGGCCCGTGGCAGGGACGGCCTGGAAGATGCACAGGCTTGTGCATTCCTGCATAGCGATCAGAAGAACAGAAGCGAGAATGTGATGATCGTTGACTTGCTCAGAAATGATCTCGGCCGGGTGTTGCATGAGGCGGGTGGCGGAGAGGTTCGGGTTCGCTCTCTTTTTGACGTCGAACCATACGAGAGTCTGCTCCAGATGACCTCAACTATTGACGGTATTTCTGAAAAGGAAAGCTCGATCACTCTCAACAATCTTTTCAAAGGGCTTTTTCCCTGCGGATCGATCACGGGTGCCCCCAAAATCCGTACCATGGAGATTATCCACGAACTCGAAAAGGAGCCACGTGGAGTATATACCGGAGCAATTGGTTTTCTCACACCCGATGGAGATGCTGTGTTTAATGTCCCCATCAGGACTCTTGTGCTCTCGGAGAACGGTAATGGCTTTCGTGGAGAAATGGGTGTGGGCGGAGGTATAACCCATGATTCCGACCCCCGCGATGAGTGGCGTGAAGCGCTATTGAAGGGAAGGTTTCTTACCAATCCCGCTCCTGAGTTTCAGCTTATCGAAACTCTCCTCTGGCAAAGCGGTGAAGGCTATTGGTTGCGAACTGAGCATCTGGAGCGGTTGACCGCCTCGGCCCGGTATTACCACTTCAACTTCAACATGGAGGAGTTGGTCGAAGCCCTGGATAGCCATGTGGCAGATCATTCCGGAGTCCGCAGGGTCCGTTTGCTCCTGGCAAAAGATGGTGCAGTCACGGTCAGCTCGGTTGAATGCGAACCGCCACTCAAAGTAGCTTTGCCGGTATGCCCGGACGATAAAACCAGAGAAATACCATTGGTTAAATTTGCCAGTGAGACTGTTAATTCCATGCAGTCGGCATTTTTGCACAAGACGACGCAGCGTGATATCTATGACGCGGGCATGCGACGGGCGGGACAAGAGGGGTGTCTTGATCTGCTTTTTACCAACGAGAAAGGTGAGGTGACGGAAGGTGCGATCACGAATATCTTTATCTATAAGGATGGTCGTTATCTTACTCCACCAGTAACGAGTGGACTTCTGGCCGGAGTGATGCGCAGAAAGTTACTGGAAGACAACAATATCGAGCTGGTGGAGAAAATATTGACCCGGGAGGATGTCTATGCGGCCGAGGCAGTGTTTGTCTGTAACTCTGTTCGTGGCGTTATTCAGGTCCGGGTGGGACGTGATGAATGTATCCCTTCGTAA
- the nifJ gene encoding pyruvate:ferredoxin (flavodoxin) oxidoreductase — translation MSRKMVTIDGNQACTHVAYATSEIITIYPITPSSPMAADSDAKAAHGQENIWGTVPVVTQMQSEAGVAGAVHGSLTTGALCTTFTASQGLLLMIPNMYKIAGELTPTVFHVSARALAYQGLSIFGDHSDVYAARQCGWAMLCAQNVQECMDMALIATQATLKSRIPFMHFFDGFRTSHEVQKIEELTFDDMRAIVDEDLVNEHRTRALTPDCPSIRGTAQNPDVNFTGRETVNKYYDATPAIVQDTMDKLAELTGRQYNLFDYYGAPDAEDVIVIMGSGAETVSATIDYMVAQGERVGMVIVRLYRPFDAAAMVNSLPKTVERITVLDRTKEPGSIGEPLYLDVRAAVAEAVEANPTAIPPVIFSGRYGLGSAEFTPAMVKAVFENASAMAPKKRFCVGPHDDVSFTSLDYDADFNIESADVYRALFYGLGSDGTVGANKNTIKIIGAETDNAAQGYFVYDSKKSGSITTSHVRFGDNKIAAPYLINKANFIACHNFTFLDSYDMLCNLEEGGTFLLTSGYNKDEVWAKMPNRVQKDLVDKKAKFFVIDAIALGQALGLGARINMIMQTAFFMISGILSKEDAVRSIKNAIKKTYGTKGDKVVQMNYDAVDAAIENIVEVEVKNDITGHELPPTVPADAPEFVKKVTAKIIEGKGDKLKVSELPDDGTWPTATTQYEKRNIAVNVPKWLSENCIQCGQCSFVCPHASIRTKIVPELANAPEGVVGLNAVGKNFKGQQFTLQVFTEDCCGCTLCVSVCPAKTKALEMTPNTEELRTIEKPKVKYFLELPEIDPALISPATVKGSQLLRPLFEFSGACAGCGETPYVKLVSQLFGDRMVVANATGCSSIYGGNLPTTPYAKRADGRGPAWANSLFEDNAEFGIGMRFTANKLGAQALELVAKLADEGSISAELAEKIKAAPQKTQMDIEAQRANVAELKDALKDSSSIFAKRLLPISDYIVKKSVWIIGGDGWAYDIGYGGLDHVLASGENVNVLLLDTEVYSNTGGQMSKSTPRAATAQFAYGGKKSAKKDIGMIFSTYGNVYVAHVAMGANPAQTAKAIAEAEAYDGPSLIIAYSHCINHGINMANGLEQQKKAVACGHWPLYRYNPELEEAGKNPLTIDSKEPTLGFGDYILSENRYKMLKRINPSEADGLIAQAEKDAMKAWKFLKGRRDALEPESTEE, via the coding sequence ATGTCGCGTAAAATGGTAACTATTGATGGCAACCAGGCATGTACCCATGTCGCATATGCCACGAGTGAGATTATCACCATTTACCCAATCACACCGTCCTCACCGATGGCAGCCGATTCTGACGCCAAGGCAGCTCACGGCCAGGAAAACATCTGGGGCACGGTGCCTGTTGTAACTCAGATGCAGTCCGAGGCGGGTGTTGCCGGTGCAGTACACGGATCCCTCACCACCGGCGCACTGTGTACCACCTTCACCGCATCACAGGGTCTTCTTCTGATGATCCCGAACATGTACAAAATTGCCGGTGAGCTTACTCCGACCGTATTCCACGTGTCTGCCCGTGCACTTGCCTACCAGGGTCTCTCCATCTTCGGCGATCACTCTGATGTCTACGCTGCTCGTCAGTGCGGCTGGGCTATGCTCTGTGCGCAGAACGTTCAGGAATGTATGGACATGGCACTGATCGCCACCCAGGCCACCCTGAAGTCCAGAATTCCGTTCATGCACTTCTTTGACGGTTTCCGTACCTCCCATGAGGTTCAGAAAATTGAAGAGCTCACATTTGACGATATGCGTGCCATTGTTGACGAGGACCTCGTTAACGAGCATCGCACCCGCGCTCTTACTCCGGATTGCCCATCTATTCGCGGTACCGCTCAGAACCCGGATGTAAACTTCACCGGTCGTGAGACCGTGAACAAGTACTACGACGCCACTCCTGCCATCGTTCAGGACACCATGGACAAGCTCGCAGAGCTCACCGGTCGTCAGTACAACCTGTTCGATTACTACGGTGCTCCCGATGCAGAAGACGTCATTGTTATCATGGGTTCCGGTGCTGAGACTGTAAGTGCCACCATCGACTACATGGTCGCCCAGGGCGAAAGAGTCGGTATGGTTATCGTTCGCCTGTACCGTCCGTTCGACGCTGCGGCAATGGTTAACTCCCTGCCAAAAACCGTTGAGCGCATCACTGTTCTCGATCGTACCAAAGAGCCTGGTTCAATCGGCGAGCCGCTGTACCTCGACGTTCGCGCTGCAGTAGCAGAGGCAGTAGAAGCTAACCCAACCGCTATTCCACCAGTAATTTTCTCTGGTCGTTACGGTCTTGGTTCTGCAGAATTCACCCCTGCAATGGTTAAAGCTGTATTCGAAAATGCTTCTGCCATGGCTCCGAAGAAGAGATTCTGCGTTGGTCCACACGACGACGTATCCTTCACCAGCCTTGACTACGATGCAGACTTCAACATTGAAAGCGCCGACGTCTACCGCGCGCTGTTCTACGGTCTGGGTTCTGACGGTACCGTAGGTGCCAACAAGAACACCATCAAGATCATTGGTGCTGAGACCGACAACGCCGCTCAGGGTTACTTTGTATACGACTCCAAGAAGTCCGGTTCCATCACCACCTCTCACGTACGTTTCGGTGACAACAAAATCGCCGCTCCATACCTGATCAATAAGGCAAACTTCATCGCCTGCCATAACTTCACCTTCCTCGACAGCTACGACATGCTCTGCAATCTCGAAGAAGGCGGCACCTTCCTGTTGACCTCCGGTTACAACAAGGATGAAGTATGGGCCAAAATGCCTAATCGCGTTCAGAAAGACCTCGTTGATAAAAAAGCGAAGTTCTTCGTCATCGACGCAATCGCTCTTGGCCAGGCTCTCGGTCTTGGTGCCCGCATCAACATGATTATGCAGACCGCATTCTTCATGATCTCCGGCATCCTCTCCAAGGAAGACGCTGTTCGCTCAATTAAAAACGCGATCAAGAAGACCTACGGCACCAAAGGCGATAAAGTCGTTCAGATGAACTACGATGCGGTTGACGCTGCCATCGAAAACATCGTTGAAGTGGAAGTTAAAAACGATATCACCGGTCACGAACTGCCTCCGACCGTTCCAGCTGATGCTCCGGAATTCGTTAAAAAGGTTACCGCCAAAATCATCGAAGGCAAAGGCGACAAGCTGAAAGTCTCCGAACTGCCAGACGATGGTACCTGGCCGACCGCCACCACCCAGTACGAGAAGCGTAACATCGCTGTTAACGTACCGAAGTGGCTCTCTGAAAACTGTATCCAGTGTGGCCAGTGTTCCTTTGTATGTCCTCACGCTTCCATCCGCACCAAGATCGTACCTGAGCTGGCAAACGCCCCTGAGGGTGTTGTTGGTCTCAACGCGGTTGGCAAAAACTTCAAGGGCCAGCAGTTCACCCTGCAGGTCTTCACCGAAGACTGTTGTGGCTGTACCCTCTGTGTAAGCGTATGTCCTGCCAAGACCAAGGCTCTGGAGATGACCCCGAACACCGAGGAACTGCGTACCATTGAGAAGCCTAAGGTTAAGTACTTCCTCGAACTGCCTGAGATCGATCCTGCTCTCATCAGCCCGGCCACCGTTAAAGGCAGCCAGCTGCTCCGTCCTCTGTTCGAGTTCTCCGGTGCATGTGCAGGCTGTGGCGAGACTCCATACGTCAAGCTCGTATCCCAGCTGTTCGGTGACAGAATGGTAGTAGCTAACGCTACCGGTTGTTCTTCCATCTACGGCGGTAACCTGCCGACCACTCCGTACGCCAAGCGTGCAGACGGCCGCGGACCTGCCTGGGCTAACTCCCTGTTCGAAGACAATGCCGAGTTCGGTATCGGTATGCGCTTCACCGCCAATAAGCTTGGTGCTCAGGCTCTTGAGCTGGTAGCCAAACTTGCTGACGAAGGTTCTATATCTGCAGAGCTCGCTGAGAAGATCAAAGCTGCTCCACAGAAAACCCAGATGGACATCGAAGCACAGCGTGCCAACGTGGCCGAGCTGAAAGATGCTCTCAAAGACAGCTCTTCTATTTTCGCTAAGCGCCTGCTGCCAATCTCAGACTATATCGTGAAGAAGTCTGTATGGATTATCGGTGGTGACGGTTGGGCATACGATATCGGTTACGGCGGACTCGATCACGTACTCGCTTCCGGCGAGAACGTTAACGTTCTGCTTCTTGACACCGAGGTATACTCCAACACCGGTGGCCAGATGTCTAAGTCTACCCCGCGTGCTGCTACCGCACAGTTCGCATACGGTGGCAAGAAGTCTGCCAAGAAAGATATCGGTATGATCTTCTCTACCTACGGCAACGTATACGTAGCTCACGTTGCTATGGGTGCAAATCCTGCCCAGACCGCTAAAGCGATTGCAGAAGCTGAAGCATATGACGGACCTTCCCTGATTATTGCTTACTCACACTGCATCAACCACGGTATCAACATGGCAAACGGCCTCGAGCAGCAGAAGAAAGCTGTTGCATGTGGTCACTGGCCGCTGTACCGCTACAACCCAGAGCTCGAGGAAGCTGGCAAGAACCCACTGACCATCGACTCTAAAGAGCCTACCCTCGGTTTCGGTGATTACATCCTCAGCGAGAACCGTTACAAGATGCTCAAGCGCATCAATCCTTCAGAAGCTGACGGGCTCATCGCTCAGGCAGAGAAGGATGCAATGAAGGCCTGGAAGTTCCTCAAAGGTCGTCGCGACGCTCTCGAGCCGGAGTCTACCGAAGAGTAA
- a CDS encoding YkgJ family cysteine cluster protein → MTKEKALFGKDKNPSNIMPKKLTLDSKIKFRCHPGVSCFTACCGGIKIVLTPYDILILSKRLGVPAHEFLQQYTLPTYLENTDMPGVMIKMREEDNKCPFVTPDGCTVYTDRPSACRYYPVGMADFHEGGQKDADGNETFGADDKFYFVVKEDYCKGHEEDKEWTVREWREDQGVDVRDEMNREWLRLVMRRKSHGKQATLSEQAKRMFFMASTDLATFRRFIFESSFLSTYIVPEELLEKIKEDDVELMLFSFRYLASSLFGVQDDDLKIREEKIQAKVSEMKQEQDDSVLQAIRQYEALKEDIDDLKLEKK, encoded by the coding sequence ATGACTAAAGAGAAAGCTCTCTTTGGTAAGGACAAAAATCCGTCGAACATCATGCCCAAGAAGTTGACTCTGGACAGTAAGATCAAGTTCCGTTGTCATCCTGGTGTGAGTTGCTTTACAGCCTGTTGTGGTGGAATCAAGATTGTGCTGACTCCGTATGACATCCTGATTTTGAGCAAGCGACTTGGCGTGCCGGCCCATGAATTCCTGCAGCAGTATACGCTGCCCACGTATCTTGAGAACACCGATATGCCCGGTGTCATGATCAAGATGCGCGAGGAAGACAACAAATGTCCTTTTGTGACTCCGGATGGGTGTACCGTTTACACTGATCGTCCATCGGCCTGCCGCTATTATCCGGTTGGCATGGCGGATTTTCACGAGGGTGGTCAGAAAGACGCTGACGGCAATGAGACTTTCGGAGCAGACGATAAATTCTATTTCGTCGTTAAGGAAGATTACTGCAAGGGTCACGAAGAAGATAAAGAGTGGACCGTTCGCGAGTGGCGTGAAGACCAGGGTGTTGATGTTCGTGATGAGATGAACCGGGAGTGGTTGCGACTCGTAATGCGCCGCAAGTCCCATGGCAAGCAGGCAACCCTGTCTGAGCAGGCCAAGCGTATGTTTTTTATGGCCTCTACCGATCTTGCTACTTTTCGTCGTTTTATTTTCGAGAGTTCTTTCCTTTCCACCTACATAGTTCCAGAGGAACTGCTTGAGAAGATCAAGGAAGATGACGTGGAACTGATGCTGTTCTCCTTCCGCTATCTTGCCTCAAGCCTTTTTGGCGTGCAGGATGATGACTTGAAAATACGAGAGGAGAAGATTCAGGCTAAGGTAAGCGAGATGAAGCAGGAGCAGGATGATTCAGTGCTCCAGGCGATCAGACAGTATGAAGCCCTGAAAGAGGATATTGACGATCTGAAACTGGAAAAGAAATAG
- a CDS encoding histidinol-phosphatase, protein MTITHFSIDTSSDGHVHTKLCNHATGEMEEYVLSAIDRGLREMYFLEHLEAGVNYAPRTWLTEADFAYYCEEGERLRRKYADRISVNIGIELGYNSSHSKELLTGARAKPWDRIGLSCHFLQIPGSNKHINLLSRKQENIDRAREYGLGTLLSLYYDTLLEAVENIPADVLCHLDAPLRYSGPIQLTDYHLEQIDRLLTAVKAKGMAMEINTSGIPIRKEPFPAKPLVKMALDHGIQLVAGSDSHKPEDIGRHFDELEIYIAEVKAL, encoded by the coding sequence ATGACCATTACCCATTTTTCTATCGATACCAGCTCCGACGGGCATGTACACACTAAGCTGTGCAATCATGCCACCGGTGAGATGGAAGAGTACGTTCTCTCCGCCATAGATCGCGGTCTGAGAGAAATGTATTTTTTGGAACATCTTGAAGCAGGTGTGAATTACGCCCCCAGAACCTGGCTCACCGAAGCTGATTTTGCCTACTATTGCGAGGAGGGGGAGCGACTTCGCCGGAAATATGCAGACCGCATATCTGTGAATATCGGTATCGAACTTGGTTACAACTCCAGCCACAGCAAGGAGCTTCTAACAGGCGCGCGGGCCAAACCGTGGGATAGAATTGGCTTATCCTGCCATTTTCTGCAGATTCCCGGCTCTAATAAGCATATCAACCTGCTCAGTCGCAAACAGGAGAACATCGATCGCGCCAGGGAGTATGGTCTTGGGACTCTGCTCAGCCTCTATTACGACACCTTATTAGAAGCAGTGGAAAATATTCCGGCGGATGTACTTTGCCATCTCGACGCGCCTTTGCGCTATAGTGGTCCTATTCAACTAACCGACTATCACCTTGAGCAGATTGACCGGTTACTTACCGCCGTCAAAGCCAAAGGCATGGCCATGGAGATCAATACTTCGGGTATCCCGATCCGTAAAGAACCTTTCCCTGCCAAGCCCCTGGTAAAAATGGCTCTTGATCATGGGATTCAACTTGTGGCCGGCTCCGATTCACACAAACCGGAGGATATAGGCCGACATTTTGACGAACTCGAAATTTATATCGCCGAAGTGAAGGCTTTATAA
- a CDS encoding FAD-dependent oxidoreductase, with product MSKRIVIIGGVAAGPKAAVRLKRLMPDADVTMVDQDSVISYGGCGIPYYVSGDVADEKELRSTSFHMVRDEKFFACAKGVKTLTSTRAVAIDRENKTVSIEKVETGEKGTLEYDQLMLATGSQPFVLPIPGKDLDGVFTISDLHKAIDIKERIAKGQVGKAVVIGGGAIGLEMAEALTDLWGVETAVVEFMDQLLPKAVGTNMAAILTKHLRDNNVEVYLGEAAEEIVGEAGKVTGVRTANRTLEADLVIMAAGVRPRSQLAVDAGLQVGATGGIVVNERMQTSDANIYAAGDCVEIPHLVTGKRFVAPFGSLANREGRVAADNMAGIPSLFKGSAGAFIMKAFEISIGSVGLSLKEALAEGYDADTSLTSPSDRAHFFPGQDIICFELVFDRRTRKVLGLEGVGPMNDGLSARIDAAAVAIAGGATIDEFGNLEMAYAPPFSPAIDAINAAGYVADNICDGRMRQIQMSEFFAWMADHSSKPDWQVLDVRHPKQVAPFEEKHGKEIWNSLPYEQIRERYNELPDDKTLIIFCNAGSRSYEVQVFLDSVGKKNHFVLPGGFNVIRRMGADWLPE from the coding sequence GTGAGTAAAAGAATAGTGATTATTGGTGGAGTTGCGGCCGGACCCAAAGCTGCCGTTCGATTGAAAAGGCTGATGCCTGACGCAGATGTGACCATGGTGGATCAGGATAGCGTAATCTCCTACGGCGGTTGCGGTATTCCGTATTATGTTTCCGGTGATGTGGCGGATGAGAAAGAACTCCGCTCCACCAGCTTTCACATGGTTCGTGATGAGAAGTTCTTTGCCTGCGCCAAGGGGGTCAAGACCCTTACCTCCACCAGAGCCGTGGCTATTGATCGGGAGAATAAAACCGTCTCAATCGAAAAGGTAGAGACCGGTGAAAAGGGCACACTCGAGTATGACCAGCTGATGCTTGCCACAGGTAGCCAGCCGTTTGTACTCCCAATCCCCGGTAAAGATCTCGATGGTGTTTTCACCATCAGTGATCTGCATAAAGCAATCGATATTAAAGAACGAATCGCCAAAGGCCAGGTAGGAAAGGCGGTGGTAATCGGCGGCGGGGCAATCGGCCTTGAGATGGCCGAGGCTCTCACCGATCTATGGGGGGTAGAGACGGCAGTTGTCGAATTCATGGATCAACTGCTGCCCAAAGCGGTAGGCACCAATATGGCTGCAATTCTCACCAAACATCTCAGGGATAACAACGTCGAGGTCTATCTGGGCGAGGCCGCCGAGGAGATTGTAGGCGAAGCCGGCAAGGTGACAGGTGTTCGCACTGCTAACCGCACCCTGGAAGCCGATCTGGTCATTATGGCAGCGGGTGTTCGCCCACGTTCTCAGCTTGCAGTTGATGCCGGCCTTCAGGTTGGAGCCACCGGTGGTATTGTGGTGAACGAGCGGATGCAGACTTCAGATGCAAACATCTATGCAGCGGGTGACTGTGTAGAAATTCCACACCTGGTGACAGGAAAGCGTTTCGTTGCTCCTTTCGGTAGCCTGGCCAACAGGGAAGGTCGTGTGGCTGCGGACAATATGGCTGGCATTCCGTCTTTATTCAAGGGAAGCGCAGGGGCGTTCATCATGAAAGCTTTTGAGATCTCTATCGGCTCTGTTGGTTTGAGTCTGAAAGAGGCTTTGGCTGAAGGTTACGATGCCGATACTTCTCTTACTTCACCATCAGACAGGGCACACTTTTTTCCAGGCCAGGATATTATTTGCTTTGAGCTGGTTTTTGACCGCAGAACCAGAAAAGTGCTGGGCCTGGAAGGTGTCGGCCCGATGAATGATGGACTCTCCGCTCGCATTGATGCTGCAGCGGTGGCTATCGCAGGCGGTGCCACCATCGATGAATTCGGCAATCTGGAAATGGCCTACGCACCACCATTCTCACCAGCCATCGATGCGATCAACGCGGCGGGCTATGTAGCAGACAACATTTGTGACGGCAGGATGCGTCAGATCCAGATGTCTGAGTTTTTTGCCTGGATGGCCGATCATTCCAGCAAACCTGACTGGCAGGTGCTCGATGTGCGTCATCCCAAGCAGGTAGCACCGTTTGAGGAAAAGCACGGTAAAGAGATCTGGAACTCATTGCCGTATGAGCAGATACGTGAACGTTACAATGAGCTGCCGGATGATAAGACCCTGATCATTTTCTGCAATGCAGGTTCCCGTTCATACGAGGTTCAGGTTTTTCTCGATTCGGTTGGCAAGAAGAACCACTTTGTATTGCCCGGTGGTTTCAATGTGATCCGTCGCATGGGCGCAGATTGGTTGCCTGAATAA